A genome region from Chloroflexota bacterium includes the following:
- a CDS encoding homoserine dehydrogenase, translating into MKKSIGIGLLGLGVVGGGVVRALLEKDRTITEEVGRPLVLRKVLVRDLVKSRSAQVDPRLLTVDPREILADPEIDIVIEVIGGEHPALEYIREALLNGKHVVTANKEVIAKHGMELLGIAQEKGLSLLYEASVGGGIPLLLPLQHGLLANEITTIYAIINGTTNYIITRMSSEGVDFNTALKKAQELGYAEADASNDIEGRDAAYKLAILATVVFHTDVRPEDVYCQGIACLRESDFRYAKELGYEIKLLAIAKQGGGVVEVRVHPVFIPAEFLLAKVGGVYNAVQIEGDLVGKVIFYGRGAGAQPTASAVISDVIAIGQAVSSAKKGSVQPRPLRPKAIKPISELETRYYLRMSIADRPGVLAQIAKILGDRSISIASVIQKEANAATQTAEIVIMTHPARERFMQQSLNDMGKLPAVKEICNLIRVEG; encoded by the coding sequence GTGAAGAAAAGCATCGGCATCGGGTTGCTGGGGCTTGGGGTGGTAGGCGGAGGGGTAGTCAGGGCCCTCTTGGAAAAGGACAGGACTATAACTGAGGAGGTGGGCCGCCCGCTCGTGCTGAGGAAAGTCTTGGTCCGCGATCTGGTAAAGTCACGTTCAGCGCAGGTGGACCCTCGTCTTCTCACCGTTGACCCGCGGGAGATCCTGGCTGACCCGGAGATAGATATTGTGATCGAGGTTATCGGGGGCGAGCACCCGGCGTTGGAGTACATTAGGGAAGCACTGCTGAATGGCAAGCACGTGGTGACTGCGAACAAGGAAGTAATTGCCAAGCATGGGATGGAGCTTCTGGGAATTGCCCAAGAGAAGGGATTATCCCTCCTCTACGAGGCGAGCGTGGGTGGAGGCATTCCGTTGTTGCTTCCTCTCCAGCACGGCCTGCTGGCCAATGAGATAACCACGATATATGCCATCATCAATGGAACTACCAACTATATTATTACCAGGATGTCCAGTGAAGGGGTAGACTTCAACACTGCACTGAAGAAGGCTCAGGAGCTGGGTTATGCCGAGGCAGATGCCTCTAACGATATTGAGGGGAGAGATGCTGCCTATAAGCTGGCTATCCTGGCTACCGTTGTCTTTCATACTGATGTTCGCCCTGAGGATGTTTACTGCCAGGGTATTGCCTGCCTGCGCGAGTCAGACTTTCGTTATGCCAAGGAACTGGGTTACGAGATAAAGCTCCTGGCCATTGCAAAGCAGGGGGGTGGGGTGGTTGAGGTTAGAGTACACCCCGTCTTCATTCCGGCCGAATTTCTACTGGCTAAGGTGGGCGGAGTCTATAATGCTGTGCAGATAGAGGGGGACTTGGTAGGCAAGGTGATTTTCTACGGCAGGGGAGCTGGCGCCCAGCCCACGGCCAGTGCAGTCATTTCAGATGTCATCGCTATTGGACAGGCCGTAAGTTCAGCGAAGAAGGGCTCTGTACAGCCGAGGCCACTCCGGCCGAAGGCCATCAAGCCCATTTCAGAACTGGAGACCCGCTACTATCTCAGGATGAGCATTGCTGATCGCCCCGGCGTTCTTGCCCAGATAGCCAAAATACTCGGTGATCGCTCTATCAGCATTGCTTCCGTCATACAGAAAGAGGCGAATGCTGCCACTCAAACGGCGGAGATAGTGATCATGACTCATCCGGCTCGAGAGCGGTTCATGCAGCAATCCTTAAACGACATGGGGAAGCTTCCCGCTGTTAAGGAAATATGTAATCTTATCAGAGTTGAAGGGTAG
- the nadD gene encoding nicotinate-nucleotide adenylyltransferase, producing MNIGVFGGTFDPVHRGHIAAAQKVKSVLGLETIFFVPAGQPWLKADVPISSARHRVEMVRLAIAGKRYFQVSTTEVDRPGPSFTVDTIDILQRQLGAGAKLSFILGSDVLSDLPRWKEPSRLIQICQLVAFTRPGFAPPPLEWLESCITGVSRHVTFVEVPQVNVSASDIRRRVAQGASIRRMVPGAVEKYILDHRLYISPGVV from the coding sequence ATGAATATAGGTGTGTTTGGAGGCACCTTTGACCCCGTCCACCGTGGGCATATTGCTGCGGCGCAAAAGGTGAAAAGTGTTCTTGGCTTAGAGACGATTTTTTTTGTCCCGGCAGGGCAGCCTTGGCTCAAGGCAGATGTTCCTATTTCCTCGGCGAGACACCGAGTGGAGATGGTACGCCTTGCCATTGCTGGGAAGAGATACTTCCAGGTATCTACTACTGAGGTCGATAGACCTGGCCCCTCCTTTACTGTTGATACCATTGATATACTGCAAAGGCAGCTGGGCGCTGGAGCAAAACTGAGTTTCATTTTAGGGAGTGACGTGCTTTCAGACCTGCCGCGATGGAAGGAGCCGTCCCGCCTCATACAGATTTGCCAGTTGGTAGCATTCACCAGACCGGGTTTTGCCCCTCCTCCACTGGAGTGGCTCGAATCATGTATCACGGGTGTTTCCAGGCATGTTACCTTCGTAGAGGTGCCGCAAGTAAATGTCAGCGCCTCTGATATTCGACGCCGGGTAGCACAGGGGGCTTCCATTCGCCGGATGGTACCTGGAGCTGTGGAAAAGTATATCCTGGACCATAGATTATATATATCCCCCGGGGTTGTGTAG
- the rpsF gene encoding 30S ribosomal protein S6 — protein sequence MHDYEVTVIFSPEITEEALPAEIEKVKQFITQKGGVVGEVNRWGRRKLAYPIKKYREGNYVLTPFKLQPEMALELERNLRTSEQILRFLLVRLE from the coding sequence TTGCACGATTACGAAGTGACAGTGATTTTCAGTCCTGAGATTACTGAGGAGGCTCTGCCTGCCGAAATCGAGAAGGTGAAGCAGTTCATCACTCAAAAAGGTGGTGTTGTTGGTGAAGTTAATCGATGGGGCAGAAGGAAACTGGCGTATCCGATAAAGAAATACAGAGAGGGGAATTATGTGCTGACCCCGTTCAAACTTCAGCCCGAAATGGCATTGGAGCTGGAGAGGAACTTGCGGACTTCAGAGCAGATATTGCGGTTCTTGTTAGTGAGATTGGAGTAA
- a CDS encoding thymidylate synthase, with translation MRVTLIEARDLPEAWFLCLRSVLAEGYEYRIDRGSFEGQRRRELDLAVVQIRQPGIRPLVPDVPQGVPPPTTMEYVETYLPYLMTSCKEKGEQYTYGEDLESQIPEVIRMYKEGGHNTNQAYMAVGSRESIYLGDPQCLRGIHTRIRYGRFHFVVYFRSWDLWGGFPSNLAALQLMKEYMATEIGVPDGELICISSGMHLYEHSWDLAKLAARID, from the coding sequence ATGCGTGTAACCTTGATTGAAGCTAGGGACCTGCCGGAAGCCTGGTTTCTCTGTTTGCGCAGCGTTCTCGCGGAGGGTTATGAGTACCGTATAGATCGAGGGAGTTTTGAGGGGCAGCGCAGAAGGGAACTTGACTTGGCTGTAGTTCAGATACGACAACCGGGTATACGGCCGCTGGTACCTGATGTACCGCAGGGTGTTCCCCCGCCAACGACTATGGAGTATGTCGAGACCTACTTACCCTACCTCATGACTTCCTGCAAAGAAAAAGGCGAGCAGTACACTTACGGAGAGGATCTTGAGTCGCAGATTCCTGAAGTAATCCGGATGTATAAGGAGGGCGGCCACAATACTAATCAGGCGTACATGGCGGTGGGCAGCCGGGAATCTATCTATCTGGGGGATCCACAATGCCTGAGAGGCATACACACCAGAATCCGTTATGGTCGTTTCCACTTTGTCGTTTACTTCAGATCCTGGGACCTATGGGGAGGCTTCCCGTCCAATCTTGCCGCGCTGCAACTTATGAAGGAGTATATGGCGACCGAGATCGGGGTTCCTGACGGTGAGTTGATCTGCATCAGCAGTGGGATGCATCTGTATGAACATAGTTGGGACTTGGCAAAGCTCGCGGCACGTATAGATTAA
- a CDS encoding serine hydroxymethyltransferase, whose product MKELPKKDPEIASLIKREEERQQRKLVFIAAENHTTRAVLEAQGSVLTNKYAEGYPGRRYYSGCQEVDEVERTAVLRAKELFHAEYANVQPHSGSQANAAVYLALLNPGDKVMSMSLAHGGHLTHGSPVSFSGKLYRFIHYEVNRETERLDYDEVERLAKEHRPKLIVAGASSYPRIIDFERFHHIAEEVGAQLMVDMAHIAGLVAAGVHPSPVPWAQVVTATTHKTLRGPRGGFLLAKQGLGKILDSAVFPGTQGGPLMHVIAAKAVCFHEAMQPEFVTYQQNIVENAKALADELQKLGFRIVSGGTDNHLLLIDLRGAGITGRVAEEALDSVGISTNRNGIPFDPLPPQTTSGLRLGTPAVTTRGLGPQEMRQIASLIHRVLTNLGNEKIKLEASQEVDGITRRFPLP is encoded by the coding sequence ATGAAAGAGTTGCCGAAGAAAGATCCAGAGATTGCCTCACTAATTAAGAGAGAAGAGGAACGGCAGCAACGCAAGCTGGTGTTCATCGCTGCTGAGAACCACACCACTCGGGCGGTACTGGAGGCACAGGGCTCTGTCCTTACCAACAAGTACGCCGAAGGCTACCCGGGGCGCCGCTACTACAGTGGTTGCCAGGAAGTAGATGAAGTGGAGAGAACAGCAGTTCTCAGGGCGAAGGAGCTCTTTCATGCTGAGTACGCCAATGTTCAGCCTCACAGTGGAAGTCAGGCCAATGCGGCGGTTTACCTTGCCTTGCTCAACCCTGGGGATAAGGTAATGAGCATGAGCCTGGCTCATGGGGGACACCTCACCCACGGAAGTCCGGTCAGTTTCTCTGGAAAGTTATATAGATTCATTCATTATGAAGTAAACCGGGAAACGGAGCGGCTTGACTATGACGAGGTGGAGCGCCTGGCCAAAGAACATAGACCAAAGCTGATTGTGGCGGGAGCCAGTTCCTATCCCAGAATTATTGACTTTGAGAGGTTTCATCATATTGCTGAAGAGGTGGGGGCACAGCTTATGGTCGATATGGCTCATATAGCTGGCCTGGTGGCTGCTGGAGTACATCCTTCACCGGTACCCTGGGCGCAGGTAGTCACTGCGACCACACACAAGACCCTGCGTGGCCCCCGGGGTGGCTTTCTTCTCGCTAAGCAGGGGTTGGGCAAAATCCTGGACTCTGCTGTTTTCCCTGGCACGCAGGGTGGCCCTCTAATGCACGTCATTGCAGCGAAAGCAGTTTGTTTCCATGAGGCAATGCAACCCGAGTTTGTTACTTACCAGCAAAATATCGTGGAGAATGCCAAGGCTTTGGCTGATGAATTACAGAAGTTGGGTTTCCGGATCGTTAGCGGAGGCACAGATAACCACCTCCTCCTTATTGATCTTCGTGGGGCAGGGATAACGGGGAGGGTAGCGGAGGAAGCCCTTGATAGTGTTGGCATCTCTACCAACCGGAATGGCATCCCCTTTGATCCTCTTCCACCGCAAACCACTAGCGGATTGAGGCTTGGGACTCCTGCGGTGACTACAAGGGGACTCGGTCCGCAGGAGATGAGACAAATAGCCTCGCTAATCCATAGAGTGTTGACCAATCTCGGGAATGAGAAGATAAAACTTGAGGCCTCTCAGGAAGTGGATGGGATCACCCGACGCTTTCCGCTGCCCTGA
- a CDS encoding single-stranded DNA-binding protein: MANLNKVMIIGNVGADPEMRFTPNGSAVTSFRIATNRIFNSPEGERKQETEWFTVVTWNKLAESCNQFLTKGKLAYVEGRLRTSSWQGQDGQKRSRVEIVADRVLSLDRQAAAAPLPEGEAKVDKVDEAVVEEDLPF; this comes from the coding sequence ATGGCTAATTTGAACAAGGTGATGATTATTGGCAACGTGGGGGCTGATCCAGAGATGCGATTTACTCCCAATGGAAGCGCGGTGACCAGCTTTCGTATTGCTACCAACAGAATATTCAATAGTCCCGAAGGTGAACGGAAACAAGAGACGGAGTGGTTTACCGTAGTTACCTGGAATAAGTTGGCTGAGAGCTGTAACCAGTTCTTGACTAAGGGTAAGCTGGCTTACGTAGAGGGCAGGCTGCGAACGAGCAGTTGGCAAGGACAGGATGGACAGAAGCGGAGCCGTGTGGAGATAGTGGCAGATAGGGTACTCTCCCTTGACAGGCAGGCTGCTGCTGCCCCACTCCCGGAAGGCGAAGCGAAGGTTGATAAGGTTGATGAGGCGGTGGTGGAAGAGGATCTCCCATTCTAG
- the dut gene encoding dUTP diphosphatase, which produces MPTLAVKLVHPAAKPPGKMTPGSAGFDLYAAESMEVPPTHCEPDGRAEVGRSLVSTGIVIELPHGTVGRIASRSGLSVRANIEVGAGWIDSDYRGTVMVELKNFGSNPYRINQGDRIAQLMVLPVVDVEVSVVTDIRETARGSSGFGSTGH; this is translated from the coding sequence ATGCCTACGCTTGCAGTCAAGTTGGTTCATCCGGCCGCGAAGCCACCCGGGAAGATGACTCCAGGGAGTGCCGGCTTTGACCTTTATGCAGCGGAAAGTATGGAGGTTCCGCCTACTCATTGCGAGCCCGATGGGCGCGCTGAAGTTGGCAGATCCCTTGTATCGACAGGAATTGTTATAGAATTGCCTCATGGAACGGTTGGCAGGATAGCATCCCGGTCTGGGCTGTCAGTTAGGGCGAATATAGAGGTGGGAGCCGGGTGGATCGACAGTGACTACCGCGGAACGGTTATGGTGGAATTGAAGAACTTCGGTTCGAATCCCTACCGCATCAACCAGGGAGACCGTATCGCTCAATTAATGGTACTACCGGTTGTGGACGTTGAAGTAAGTGTAGTGACTGATATTAGAGAAACGGCGCGAGGGTCATCAGGGTTTGGTTCGACTGGCCACTAG
- a CDS encoding ComF family protein produces the protein MIFQNVIWWARVGEFKGKFIDLVFPPRCVGCGKDGAFICSPCCGTIARLTPPLCPMCSKPLLQEDYCPSCRRLRLEIDGIRSPFVFQGMVRRAIHQFKYRNFRALALPLSQLLAQYLGTKPLPGDVLVPVPLHSRRLRERGYNQSGLLSRELGKLLGLPVVEDSLVRLRDTRAQARTPDAEERRGNVLGAFGCQNESLKGRRVLLVDDVCTTGATLNSCAIALKGSGASSVWGLALAREV, from the coding sequence TTGATCTTTCAGAATGTGATCTGGTGGGCCCGGGTAGGCGAGTTTAAGGGCAAGTTTATCGATCTAGTCTTTCCACCTCGTTGTGTTGGCTGCGGGAAGGATGGTGCTTTCATCTGCTCGCCCTGTTGCGGGACTATCGCTCGCCTTACGCCCCCGCTCTGTCCCATGTGCAGCAAGCCATTACTTCAGGAAGATTATTGTCCCTCTTGCCGGAGGTTGAGACTGGAGATCGATGGTATCCGTTCACCCTTCGTTTTTCAGGGCATGGTGCGTCGGGCCATTCATCAGTTCAAGTACAGGAACTTTAGGGCGCTGGCTCTTCCACTCTCGCAGTTGCTGGCTCAGTATTTGGGAACCAAGCCCCTGCCTGGGGATGTTCTTGTACCGGTCCCGCTTCATTCCCGTCGGTTGCGTGAGCGAGGGTATAATCAATCCGGGCTCTTGTCTCGGGAACTCGGGAAACTGCTTGGCCTTCCAGTCGTAGAGGATTCGCTGGTCAGGCTTCGGGACACGCGGGCTCAAGCCAGGACTCCCGACGCCGAAGAGCGTCGAGGTAATGTACTGGGGGCCTTTGGCTGCCAAAATGAGAGCTTGAAAGGGAGACGGGTCCTTCTCGTTGATGATGTGTGTACCACAGGGGCCACGTTGAATTCCTGTGCCATCGCCTTGAAGGGATCTGGCGCCAGCTCTGTTTGGGGTTTGGCCTTAGCCAGGGAAGTATGA